A window of Haliscomenobacter hydrossis DSM 1100 contains these coding sequences:
- a CDS encoding LacI family DNA-binding transcriptional regulator, which produces MNPKRVTIYDLARELGISASYISRALNDHPTINPKVIESVKKKAQELNYKHNSHAANLRQGSSKTIGVIVPHINQYFFSEAISGIEEACFENNHSLIICQSHESFQHECKAIDTLVHQNVDCILISVSAETHSFAHLQNIRKHNIELIQFDRCMEEVDSFKVLNDNQEITYEVSKSLIEQGYRKIAFIGGPSHLSTFGLRKEGFIQAIKEHGLNIPANFIVENALSREEAIEVARELLVLNEPPDAFLSISDHLSLGVLLVAESMGIQVPAQLGIFGFANEVFAPIIKPALSSVDQRSKELGKRAAQIYFEFILKGKTTTPEEKREIIVSKLLVRGSSKRFF; this is translated from the coding sequence ATGAATCCAAAACGAGTAACCATTTATGATTTAGCGAGAGAATTGGGTATTTCTGCCTCTTACATTTCAAGGGCTTTGAATGACCATCCAACCATCAATCCGAAAGTCATAGAAAGTGTAAAGAAAAAAGCCCAGGAATTAAACTACAAGCACAACTCCCATGCGGCCAATCTGCGGCAGGGTTCATCCAAAACCATTGGGGTAATTGTACCACACATCAATCAGTATTTTTTCTCGGAAGCCATCTCCGGGATCGAAGAAGCCTGTTTTGAAAACAACCATAGTCTGATCATTTGCCAGTCGCATGAATCTTTTCAGCATGAGTGCAAGGCCATTGATACCCTGGTTCATCAAAACGTTGATTGTATTTTGATTTCTGTTTCGGCGGAGACCCATTCCTTTGCCCACCTTCAAAACATCAGAAAGCACAACATTGAGCTCATTCAGTTCGATCGCTGTATGGAGGAAGTTGATAGCTTTAAGGTTTTAAATGACAATCAAGAGATCACGTATGAAGTGTCCAAAAGCCTGATTGAACAGGGCTACCGAAAAATTGCCTTTATTGGTGGGCCAAGTCATCTTTCAACTTTTGGACTTAGAAAAGAAGGCTTTATCCAGGCCATCAAAGAACATGGCTTGAACATCCCGGCTAATTTCATTGTAGAGAATGCCTTGTCCAGAGAAGAAGCGATTGAAGTTGCCAGAGAACTCCTGGTGCTAAACGAACCACCGGATGCTTTCCTGAGCATTTCGGACCACCTATCCTTGGGGGTTTTACTAGTTGCGGAGTCGATGGGCATCCAGGTACCGGCGCAATTGGGCATTTTTGGTTTTGCGAATGAGGTGTTCGCTCCCATCATTAAACCTGCCCTCTCCTCCGTTGACCAAAGAAGTAAAGAGCTGGGAAAACGTGCTGCTCAAATCTATTTTGAATTTATTTTAAAAGGAAAAACCACCACACCGGAAGAGAAAAGAGAAATCATTGTAAGTAAACTACTCGTCCGGGGAAGTTCAAAAAGGTTTTTTTAA
- the istA gene encoding IS21 family transposase: protein MYRMDVHTTVKTLLGRGLSRRKIAEQLGIHRKVIKRIEFGSDSSGLIKGYTRSKQLKAYEGQIQTWLDQDLTGELIYQKLVKEHGLQTSYSTVNRTIRSLKADHESFVPMQCLAGEEAQVDFGYLGLFDREGASRVKIWVFCAVLSHSRLGYFEAVTDQSVETFIRCHIHAFEFFCGVPRLVRLDNLKSGVTTPDFYEPLIQEQYASFLAHYGAGAVPCRVRTPEHKGKVESGVKYVKKNFLLGLDQRNFSSLSTDLRTWTDTVANRRVHGTTKRVPLQMWQQVEKSALGPLPAQRYEFYHVEERKVTRFGHVIFRNNYYSVPYTLVGQTLRLFTNGTFLRISEQGQEVALHLLNNDKGQYVTQNGHLAPHKQQHTLEYYAQRLEQEIGTEARDLLLLIQQNHPSHWKDKARGLLQLCRRHPPQRVQEACRKALDNGISSYRSVRDICLALEHTPPISTHFEAPAPGAGGMAHELSLYDQLVR, encoded by the coding sequence ATGTATAGAATGGATGTACACACGACAGTCAAAACATTATTAGGCAGGGGTTTAAGTCGGCGCAAGATAGCGGAGCAATTAGGGATTCACCGCAAAGTGATCAAGCGGATAGAATTTGGCTCTGACTCCTCGGGACTAATCAAAGGTTACACCCGATCCAAACAGCTCAAGGCGTATGAAGGTCAGATACAGACCTGGCTGGATCAGGATTTGACCGGAGAGCTGATCTACCAAAAATTGGTTAAAGAGCATGGACTACAGACCTCGTATTCCACAGTAAACCGAACGATCCGGAGCCTTAAAGCCGATCATGAATCGTTTGTGCCCATGCAATGCCTTGCTGGAGAGGAAGCACAAGTAGATTTTGGTTACCTTGGCTTATTTGATCGTGAGGGCGCAAGCCGGGTCAAGATTTGGGTATTCTGTGCGGTATTGTCCCACTCTCGGTTGGGCTATTTTGAGGCCGTCACCGATCAATCGGTAGAGACCTTTATCCGCTGTCATATTCACGCATTCGAGTTTTTTTGCGGCGTTCCTCGCCTGGTTCGACTGGATAATCTGAAGAGCGGAGTCACCACTCCTGATTTTTACGAACCCTTGATCCAGGAGCAATACGCTTCATTTTTAGCGCATTATGGCGCGGGGGCGGTACCTTGTCGGGTACGTACGCCTGAACACAAGGGCAAGGTCGAGAGTGGAGTCAAGTATGTGAAAAAGAACTTTTTGCTGGGTCTGGATCAGCGTAATTTTTCTAGCCTGTCTACCGATTTGCGAACCTGGACCGACACAGTGGCCAATCGGCGGGTACACGGCACGACCAAACGCGTTCCACTCCAGATGTGGCAACAGGTAGAAAAAAGCGCGCTAGGGCCTTTACCTGCCCAGCGTTACGAGTTTTATCATGTCGAAGAACGTAAGGTTACCCGATTTGGACATGTCATTTTCCGCAACAATTACTACTCGGTGCCCTATACTTTGGTTGGACAAACCCTGCGGCTATTTACCAACGGTACTTTTTTGCGCATCTCTGAGCAGGGACAAGAAGTGGCTTTGCACCTATTAAACAATGACAAAGGGCAATATGTGACCCAAAACGGCCACCTGGCGCCACATAAACAGCAACATACCCTGGAGTATTACGCTCAACGCCTGGAACAAGAAATTGGCACCGAAGCCCGCGATCTGCTTTTGCTCATCCAACAAAACCATCCTAGCCACTGGAAAGATAAAGCCCGGGGGCTACTCCAATTGTGCCGAAGACACCCCCCACAGCGCGTGCAAGAAGCCTGTCGAAAAGCCCTCGATAACGGCATCTCTTCCTATCGATCGGTCAGGGATATTTGTCTGGCACTTGAACACACACCACCCATTTCCACTCACTTTGAAGCCCCAGCGCCCGGCGCTGGTGGGATGGCTCATGAATTGAGCCTTTACGATCAATTGGTCCGATAA
- a CDS encoding glycosyl hydrolase family 95 catalytic domain-containing protein — protein sequence MQQTFLFGLLLVSTWAFSQEKQGLKLWYNQSSGTKWENALPIGNGRLGAMVYGNVDKETIQLNEHTVWSGSPNRNDNPAALDSLAEIRKLIFEGKHKAAERLANRVIITKKSHGQMFQPVGSLHLSFPGHENYSNYYRELDIEKAVAKTSYTVDGVTYTREALASFPDRVIVVRLTASKAGSLSFSANYSSPQRKKVFATTATKDLTISGTTSDHEGVKGMVEFKGITRIKLDGGSLSSNDTSLTVKGANSATLFISIATNFNNYKDVSGDEEKRAADYLNKAYPKAYATILTGHIAAYQKYFKRVKLDLGTTPAANLPIDERLKNFSSSNDPHLVSLYYQFGRYLLISSSQPGGQPANLQGIWNNRLNPPWDSKYTININTEMNYWPAERTNLAELHRPLLEMVKELSITGQETARTMYGTRGWMAHHNTDIWRMNGAIDGAFWGMWTAGGAWLTQHLWEHYLYNGDKTYLASVYPALKGAALFYVDFLIEHPQYKWLVVSPGNSPENAPKAHGGSSLDAGTTMDNQIVYDVFSSTIRTAQLLGKDAAFVDTLKQLRSRLAPMHIGQHNQLQEWLDDVDAPDDHHRHVSHLYGLFPSNQISPYRTPELFAASRNTLLQRGDVSTGWSMGWKVNWWAKLQDGNHAYKLIQNQLTPLGVNPDGGGTYNNLFDAHPPFQIDGNFGCTSGITEMLLQSSDAAVHVLPALPDVWPNGSIGGLRAWGGFEVVDLQWKDGKVVKLVVKSTLGGNLRLRVPNALKLSNGASLKVATGKNPNPFYQTEETPAPIVSAKATIKPLELKATQLYDVPTQKGLVYTFVGQ from the coding sequence ATGCAACAAACATTCCTTTTTGGTTTACTTCTGGTAAGCACCTGGGCTTTTTCCCAGGAAAAACAAGGTTTAAAACTTTGGTACAATCAAAGTTCGGGCACAAAATGGGAAAATGCCCTGCCCATCGGCAATGGTCGCCTGGGGGCGATGGTCTACGGCAATGTAGACAAAGAAACCATTCAGCTCAACGAACATACGGTTTGGAGTGGCAGCCCCAACCGCAATGACAATCCTGCGGCTTTGGATTCGCTCGCCGAAATCAGAAAGCTCATTTTTGAGGGAAAACACAAAGCAGCCGAAAGACTGGCCAATCGGGTCATCATCACCAAGAAGTCGCATGGGCAAATGTTCCAGCCTGTCGGTAGCCTCCACCTCTCCTTTCCAGGCCACGAGAACTACAGCAATTACTACCGCGAACTGGACATCGAAAAAGCCGTAGCCAAAACCTCCTACACTGTTGACGGGGTTACGTACACACGAGAGGCTCTGGCTTCCTTCCCCGATCGGGTCATCGTAGTGCGACTAACTGCCAGCAAAGCCGGAAGCCTTTCTTTTTCCGCCAACTACTCTTCTCCCCAGCGCAAAAAAGTATTCGCCACCACAGCCACCAAAGACCTGACCATCAGCGGTACCACCAGCGACCACGAAGGGGTAAAAGGTATGGTGGAATTCAAAGGCATCACCCGGATCAAACTGGATGGCGGCAGCCTATCTTCCAACGATACTTCGCTCACCGTAAAAGGGGCCAATTCCGCTACCCTATTTATTTCGATCGCCACCAACTTCAACAATTACAAAGACGTCAGTGGCGACGAGGAAAAGCGAGCCGCCGATTATTTGAACAAGGCCTATCCCAAAGCGTATGCCACCATCCTGACTGGCCACATTGCGGCCTACCAAAAGTACTTCAAGCGGGTCAAACTGGATTTGGGCACTACGCCCGCCGCCAATTTGCCGATCGACGAGCGCCTCAAAAACTTCAGCAGCAGCAATGATCCTCATCTGGTCAGCCTGTATTACCAATTTGGCCGGTATTTGTTGATTTCTTCCTCCCAACCCGGCGGCCAGCCCGCCAACCTGCAAGGCATCTGGAACAATCGCCTCAACCCACCCTGGGACAGCAAGTATACCATCAACATCAACACGGAGATGAACTACTGGCCAGCCGAGCGCACCAATCTCGCCGAGCTGCACCGCCCCTTGTTGGAGATGGTCAAAGAACTCTCAATTACCGGGCAGGAAACGGCCAGAACCATGTACGGTACCCGCGGCTGGATGGCCCACCACAATACCGACATCTGGCGCATGAATGGCGCGATCGACGGGGCATTTTGGGGCATGTGGACCGCAGGAGGGGCCTGGCTCACGCAGCACCTGTGGGAGCATTACCTGTACAATGGCGATAAAACTTATCTGGCCAGCGTTTACCCCGCACTCAAAGGAGCCGCCTTGTTTTATGTAGATTTTTTGATCGAACATCCCCAGTACAAATGGTTGGTCGTCAGCCCCGGAAACTCCCCCGAAAATGCGCCCAAAGCGCACGGTGGCTCTTCCCTGGATGCGGGCACGACGATGGACAACCAAATTGTCTACGACGTTTTTAGTTCGACCATTCGCACGGCTCAGCTTTTGGGCAAAGATGCCGCCTTTGTAGACACTTTGAAACAATTGCGCAGTCGCCTGGCGCCCATGCACATTGGCCAACACAACCAGTTGCAAGAGTGGCTGGACGATGTGGATGCTCCCGATGACCATCACCGCCACGTATCGCATTTGTATGGGTTGTTTCCTTCCAACCAGATTTCCCCTTACCGCACGCCTGAGCTTTTTGCGGCTTCTCGCAATACCTTGCTGCAACGGGGTGACGTATCCACGGGTTGGAGCATGGGCTGGAAGGTGAACTGGTGGGCCAAATTGCAGGATGGGAACCATGCCTACAAATTGATTCAAAACCAGTTGACCCCACTGGGGGTAAATCCCGATGGCGGAGGCACGTACAACAACCTCTTTGATGCACACCCCCCTTTCCAGATTGACGGCAATTTTGGCTGTACCTCAGGCATCACCGAAATGTTGCTACAGAGTTCCGATGCTGCTGTTCACGTATTGCCCGCACTACCTGATGTATGGCCCAATGGCAGCATTGGCGGCCTGCGGGCCTGGGGTGGTTTTGAGGTCGTAGACCTACAGTGGAAGGATGGAAAGGTGGTAAAACTGGTGGTAAAATCTACTCTGGGTGGCAACCTGCGCTTGCGGGTACCCAATGCCTTGAAGTTGAGCAATGGGGCGAGTTTGAAAGTGGCTACGGGTAAAAACCCCAACCCCTTTTATCAAACCGAAGAAACGCCCGCGCCGATTGTATCCGCGAAGGCAACAATCAAACCATTGGAGTTGAAAGCAACGCAATTGTACGATGTGCCGACTCAGAAGGGGTTGGTTTATACTTTCGTGGGGCAGTAA
- a CDS encoding glycoside hydrolase family 43 protein: protein MHKLYQTILILLFASQLGLAQITIPNPILTGFYPDPSITQVGKDYYLVHSTFSYFPGIPVFHSKDLKNWKQIGNVIHRNSQMDFMGERLTRGLFAPSISYHKGTYYVVCTDIDHDGNFVVTAKNPAGPWSDPVKIPQVRGIDPSIYFDDDDKAYIVYNSDAPDRKPLYSGHRTVRMQAFDPVTLKVFGEEKQLINGGVDITKKPVWIEAPHFLKKNGWYYLYAAEGGTSVNHSEVVLRSKSIWGPFVPYEQNPILTQRDLPADRKDPVTSAGHAQFVEGPDGKTYAIFLAVRPYEGDFYNTGRETFIAPVEWKNDWPIINPDHKEIQYSYTAKYKEVKQKGALPQAGNFQYTLTFEKNLDPALLFMRKIDSSSFSLSKKQGLTLKLKPETVMDFSNPSFIGKRQQHLYSTAETALSFTATAEHEKAGLVILQDEKHFYYLCKSQSQGKAVVQLYKSMTTEKSMELLAEMPVKASAKSVGLRISSAGDTYSFYCSEDFKTWQTLKEKVDAKFLSTKAAGSFIGCLYGMYATSSGQTSTNSASFKYLKYGGNDPMFK from the coding sequence ATGCATAAACTATATCAAACCATCCTCATCCTACTCTTCGCCAGCCAATTGGGCCTGGCGCAAATCACCATTCCCAACCCCATCCTGACCGGGTTTTATCCCGATCCCAGCATCACGCAGGTGGGCAAGGATTATTACCTCGTCCATTCCACCTTTTCCTACTTCCCCGGCATCCCGGTGTTTCACAGTAAGGACTTGAAAAACTGGAAACAAATCGGCAATGTCATCCACCGCAATTCCCAGATGGATTTTATGGGGGAACGTTTGACCCGGGGCTTGTTTGCCCCTTCCATCAGTTACCACAAAGGCACTTATTACGTGGTCTGCACCGATATTGACCACGACGGAAACTTTGTCGTAACCGCCAAAAATCCTGCCGGTCCCTGGAGCGATCCGGTGAAGATTCCGCAGGTACGCGGCATCGACCCATCGATTTATTTCGACGATGACGACAAAGCCTACATCGTGTACAACAGCGACGCGCCCGACCGCAAACCCTTATACTCAGGGCACCGTACGGTCAGAATGCAGGCATTTGACCCCGTAACACTGAAGGTGTTTGGTGAAGAAAAACAATTGATCAATGGCGGTGTCGACATCACCAAAAAGCCCGTCTGGATTGAAGCGCCCCACTTCCTGAAAAAGAATGGCTGGTATTATTTGTATGCGGCGGAAGGCGGCACTTCGGTCAATCACTCGGAGGTGGTTTTGCGCAGCAAATCGATTTGGGGCCCTTTTGTGCCTTACGAGCAGAACCCGATTTTGACGCAGCGCGATTTACCCGCCGACCGCAAAGACCCGGTTACTTCCGCCGGACACGCTCAATTTGTAGAAGGCCCCGATGGCAAAACCTACGCCATTTTTTTGGCAGTAAGACCTTATGAAGGCGACTTTTACAACACGGGCCGGGAAACCTTCATCGCCCCCGTGGAATGGAAAAACGACTGGCCCATCATCAATCCCGACCACAAGGAAATCCAATATTCCTACACGGCCAAGTACAAAGAAGTAAAGCAAAAAGGGGCCTTGCCACAAGCGGGCAATTTTCAATACACCCTGACTTTTGAAAAAAACCTCGACCCTGCTCTGCTCTTCATGCGCAAAATAGACAGCAGTTCTTTTTCCTTGTCCAAAAAGCAGGGGCTCACGCTGAAGCTGAAGCCTGAGACGGTGATGGATTTCAGCAATCCTTCTTTCATCGGCAAACGCCAGCAACACCTGTACAGCACGGCGGAAACGGCTTTGAGCTTCACCGCCACTGCGGAACACGAAAAAGCCGGTTTGGTGATTCTCCAGGATGAAAAACATTTCTACTACTTGTGCAAATCCCAGTCACAGGGCAAAGCGGTGGTTCAGTTGTACAAAAGTATGACCACGGAAAAATCCATGGAATTGCTTGCTGAAATGCCGGTAAAAGCCTCCGCAAAATCAGTGGGCTTGCGCATCAGCTCTGCGGGCGACACCTACAGTTTTTACTGTTCGGAGGATTTCAAAACCTGGCAGACCCTGAAAGAGAAAGTAGACGCCAAATTCCTCAGCACCAAAGCGGCAGGAAGTTTTATCGGCTGTCTGTATGGGATGTACGCCACTTCTTCGGGACAAACAAGTACCAATTCAGCTTCTTTCAAATACTTGAAATATGGGGGGAATGACCCCATGTTCAAATAA
- a CDS encoding zinc-binding alcohol dehydrogenase family protein, whose amino-acid sequence MKALTCIKPGELAYTTKENPPLEQGRAIIKIKRIGICGTDLHAFEGTQPFFSYPRILGHELSGILAEFDEAPGFMHGESVTFIPYFNCGTCVACRVGKTNCCTQLQVCGVHIDGGMVEYLSVPSTSLVHGEGLSFDELALVEPLAIGAHGVQRANISKGEFVLVIGAGPIGLGTMEFARIAGGKVIALDINEHRLQFCKEKLRVPYVVNALATNVVEQLLDITNGDMPTVVIDATGSLKAINNAFQYLAHGGRYVLIGLQKGEIAFSHPEFHKREGTLMSSRNATRQDFEQVITNLKQKKINPATYITHRVMFDEVSAEFEHWLNPANGVIKAMVEVPHSSF is encoded by the coding sequence ATGAAGGCACTTACCTGCATCAAACCTGGGGAACTGGCGTACACGACCAAAGAAAATCCCCCATTGGAGCAAGGCCGGGCCATCATTAAAATCAAACGCATCGGCATTTGTGGTACCGACCTGCACGCTTTTGAAGGCACGCAGCCCTTTTTTAGTTACCCCCGAATCCTCGGGCATGAGCTTTCGGGTATATTGGCCGAGTTCGATGAGGCACCAGGATTTATGCACGGCGAGTCCGTCACTTTTATCCCTTACTTCAATTGTGGCACCTGTGTGGCTTGCCGGGTGGGGAAAACCAATTGTTGCACCCAACTGCAAGTTTGTGGGGTACACATCGATGGGGGCATGGTAGAGTACCTTTCCGTACCTTCTACAAGCCTGGTGCACGGGGAAGGTTTGAGTTTTGACGAACTGGCGCTGGTAGAGCCGCTGGCCATCGGTGCACACGGGGTACAAAGAGCGAACATTTCCAAGGGCGAGTTTGTACTGGTGATTGGTGCCGGGCCAATCGGTTTGGGAACCATGGAGTTTGCCCGAATCGCTGGCGGGAAAGTCATCGCCCTGGACATCAACGAGCACCGCCTACAGTTTTGTAAGGAAAAACTCAGGGTGCCTTACGTAGTCAATGCACTGGCCACAAACGTCGTCGAGCAACTGCTGGACATCACCAATGGCGACATGCCCACCGTGGTCATTGATGCCACGGGCAGCCTGAAAGCCATCAACAATGCCTTTCAATACCTGGCGCATGGCGGAAGGTACGTTTTGATTGGCTTACAAAAAGGCGAAATTGCCTTTAGCCATCCGGAATTCCACAAGCGTGAAGGGACGTTGATGAGTAGCCGCAATGCCACCAGACAGGATTTTGAACAGGTGATCACCAATTTGAAGCAGAAAAAAATCAACCCAGCTACTTACATCACCCATCGGGTCATGTTTGACGAAGTGAGCGCCGAATTTGAACATTGGCTCAACCCGGCCAACGGGGTGATCAAAGCCATGGTTGAAGTTCCACATTCGAGTTTTTGA
- the istB gene encoding IS21-like element helper ATPase IstB: protein MQQLENKLKYLRMSAVLQSLKNHNDTAQEQQLSYLEFFEMLIEDECAKRKANVLRQRLAKSKLNTQKSFEHYDLNFQPELDKKMLSEIRSCRFIDEHKNIILIGKPGTGKTHLANAIGLEAAARGYSVLFTHLHTLLEKLAQGRIDSSHRRTLQQILAPDLLILDEIGFRSLAPQALDDFFEIIRHRYEHKSTIFTSNRNFEDWGAILGDKVMASAIIDRIVHHAHILKFNGDSFRIKDFLAHLDNSI, encoded by the coding sequence ATGCAACAATTGGAAAACAAACTGAAGTACCTCCGCATGTCCGCTGTACTTCAATCCCTCAAAAACCACAACGACACCGCTCAGGAACAGCAACTTTCCTACCTTGAGTTCTTTGAAATGCTCATTGAGGACGAGTGTGCCAAACGAAAAGCCAATGTCCTCCGACAACGACTAGCTAAAAGCAAACTCAATACTCAAAAGTCTTTTGAGCATTATGACCTCAATTTTCAACCCGAACTCGACAAAAAAATGCTCTCCGAAATTCGTTCCTGTCGCTTTATTGATGAACACAAAAACATCATCCTCATTGGTAAACCCGGCACGGGCAAAACCCATCTTGCCAACGCCATCGGGCTAGAAGCCGCAGCCAGAGGTTATTCCGTACTCTTTACCCATTTACACACCCTGCTCGAAAAACTCGCTCAGGGCCGAATCGACTCCTCTCATCGTAGAACCCTTCAGCAAATCCTCGCACCTGATCTGCTTATTCTTGATGAAATCGGGTTCCGATCCCTGGCTCCACAAGCTCTCGACGACTTCTTTGAGATTATTCGGCATCGTTATGAGCATAAATCTACCATCTTCACTTCTAACCGCAATTTTGAAGATTGGGGCGCTATTCTTGGCGATAAGGTCATGGCTTCTGCCATCATTGATCGAATCGTTCACCATGCTCACATCCTTAAATTCAATGGTGATAGCTTCCGAATTAAAGATTTTCTAGCCCATTTGGATAACTCTATTTAA
- a CDS encoding putative toxin-antitoxin system toxin component, PIN family, translated as MKVVLDTNVLLISLPHSSPYRSIFNGLRDGAFTLVISNEILSEYEEILSVQTTPEIAQNVIKFILALPNVIEQQVYFRWNLIHVDPDDNKFVDCAIAGGAKYIVTEDKHFNGIKKEEFFSLEVINSDAFVEMILLI; from the coding sequence GTGAAAGTAGTGCTCGATACAAACGTATTGCTGATTTCCTTGCCACATAGCTCTCCTTATCGATCAATTTTTAATGGCCTTAGAGATGGCGCATTCACTTTGGTGATCTCAAATGAGATTTTGTCCGAATACGAGGAGATTTTGTCCGTTCAAACCACACCAGAAATTGCCCAAAATGTAATCAAATTTATCCTTGCTTTACCTAATGTAATCGAGCAACAAGTTTACTTTCGCTGGAATTTGATTCATGTTGATCCCGATGACAACAAATTTGTAGATTGCGCAATTGCGGGAGGTGCGAAGTACATTGTAACGGAGGACAAACATTTCAATGGCATTAAAAAAGAGGAGTTTTTTAGCTTGGAGGTTATAAATTCTGATGCTTTTGTGGAAATGATTTTGTTGATTTAA